In Rissa tridactyla isolate bRisTri1 chromosome 5, bRisTri1.patW.cur.20221130, whole genome shotgun sequence, the sequence GTTTGCCACTCCGGGGTGCAGGTCGGTCACCAGGTGGGCAGGaatcccccttccctccccttgctGGAGGCCTGGGCAGGTTGGGGGTGGGATTCAGCAGGGATTACCTGACCTCGGTAAGTGACAACTTCGTCTGTATCCACTCGTGCGTTTAACTGCCTGAAGACCAGATCACACACCAGGGGACGCACAGAGAGCGTCTCCCCCTGCCTttcaaaaggaagggaggaaacgAGAGAACGTGTGGAGAAAGCGGggcaagggaagagaaggaataaaatacttCCTAACGGGTGGTGATGCCTGCAGAGCAGACAGCTGATCTTGAAATGGGATTGAATGAGCAATTAGACTATTGAGTACAATTAAGATGAGGGCTAACCCGTGTGCTTTGAAAATGTCTCCAGCTGTAATGACAGAGGAGGCTTTTTGTAAGTCTgttctttccccctctcttttgtAACCCAGTTTTCTGTAACACTAATATGTGCCTGACCCCAAGTTGCTGCCTCGCGTCCCTTAACCAGACTGTGGGGGGATGGAGGAGCGCGGGGAAATCTGCATAAAGATACGGGGATAAGTTCagtttgttttcctctgaaagcTTTGACACTTTCTTAGAGAGGGCAGATTCATTTTCAAGGCTTCCTACATTCCTGCTATTGTACAGTAAGTGTTTCAGACCGGTGTGCCTGTGTTTCCGACTCCCGTGAAGTTCCCTTTGCGGCAGGGCGTGCCTCGAACCGCTTCAAAAGAACCAacttctacaaaagaaaaaaagaaactcaagtaGGCTTGAACAtacaaagagagggagaaagggaagagaaaagggccGGGCAGTGTTGAATACAAAATGAGTTCAGCCAGCCCCAGGAGTTCTTCATCACTTACATTTATCTTATTCTGGGAGAGCAGAGCTAAACCCAGCGCTGACATAAGCCACCCTCTGCCTTTGACTTTGACTCTGAGTGCTTGTGCACGCACAGCAGATATGGGCATACGCAAGGCAATGGCTttcaatgaaatatattttttcctcctctgagcGGTGGTATTGGTGGGGAAAATGGCTTTTTGCACGTGCCCTTTCAAAGGCAAACTATCGAGCGAGTCTCAAATGCCTCCGGTTTCAAAACACACACTCACAAAACACACGCTTGAAAAATAAACTGCCGGTAGTGTTTCTCAGCCGGGCTGAGGGTCGGCGGAGCGTGGCAGGGTGTCACACTGGCCTCCTCACGCTCCGTAACTTCACTGCAGTCCTGCTAGGGGAAGCCCCCCAGCACCTGCTGGGAGCGTGGGGTACCCAGAGCCCCTCCTGGGCACCAGTCACCCTGCATCCAAGTGGGATGCTGGTGGAATGCAGCTCCCTGGGGGCTTGGGCTGGTGGCCTTGTAAAGCAGGTGGCCCATGGGCTGGAGGATTGGGCCTGCTGTCAGGGAACAATAGGGAAGCCCCGTGGCCCACCGGCGGGGAGCAAAGGTGTTGCAGGCTTCAGCACCGCACTGCCATGGCTCTCCCTGTGCTCGGGAGCCTGCTCAGCTCCTGGCAACGCGTGCCAGTGGCTCCCGCTTGGCAAAGCCCCCACTCACCTCCCAGCTTTGGCCCATGGTCCTTGCCATGGAGCAGCTCGCAGCTGCGGTGCTCAGAACGCGGACGCACAGGCTTAACCCTGGGGAAAAGAGTATGGCAGGGCTCCTTGCAGGGCAGGCTCATACCATCAGCCAGTGAGGGAACAGgcggtgcctggggacagggagaaaAGCGGGAGGGTTGGGTATTCAGCTGGCAAATGGTGCCGTTCAGCACGGTGGagagaggattattttttttttttttttaatgatagcaTCTATGTGTGTGCGGTAATATGATAGGAGCCTATAAAAGTTGCTGCTGGGTACAAATAGACGGCCTGCCAACTTCACGGCTAACATACAGAAACAAGGCATAAACTTCTGCTCCTTTTCATCTTTCTTACCAAGTACGTGTTTTCATTTTGATCGGATATTGACGATTTGTTTAGTGAGGAAAAACAATCCAGCAGCTTTGCCTTTGAAAGAGAATTGCAAGCAGAAAAGAACAGCCAAGTCTTGCCTCCGtttcttttcaaaaaagcaaaCCATCAGCATCCCGTTTGCTCGAAACCCTCCAGTTGTTTGTGGAAGGTGGGCCCCAGGCGCCTAATAAACTAATAAGGTTGCTCATTTTATGTCACCGCCGCATGGCTTTGAGCTGCTGCGCTCCCTCGCTCCCTCCTTGGCTGGCGAGTTATTCACGTCTGAAAAAACATATCTACCTCATACTGTGCCCATCACTTTGTTCTCAACACGCCTATTCACACGGGTAAACCTCCGCTTCTCCtcccggggcgggcggcagcggcgggcggggagaGGAGGCCGCTCGGGAGCAGAGTTACCTCCCCCGCCACCACCTTTGGGGAGCCATTGTCGGCCCCACAAAAGCACCGCCTCGCGGGGGACCGGGACCCCGCCGAACAACGCGGCAGCCCCGGGTGCGACGGACACGGGCCGGCCCGGATGCGGGCGCCGCCGTTCCGCACCTACCGGCTCCCAGCGCGGGGCTGCCCGCCTGTGCCGGGGTAACGCGCTGCGGCCACCGGCACCCACTCGGCAGCTCCGCATCCAAATCCCCGCCAGGACGCCCAGCGCCGCACTCACGGCCGCCTGCCGGGCTCGGCAGCGCTCCCGACCGGAGAGAGGGCCGGCGGGACCGACGGCCGCGGGGAGGCAGGGTGCCGTGGCCGCCGAGGCGGGCGTTTACCGGAGCCGGCGGGGTTCGCCCGGGGACGTTTCCCCGGGCGGGCGGGACGGAGCGTGCCCAGCGGTGTCAGGGCGGGGAGGGCCGGGTGCCGGCCGGTGCGGGGCGCCGCGCTGTCAGGGCGCTTACCgacaccacacacacccccccgcaccGCACCGCCGTGCGCGGGGCGGCCGCCAGGCGCGCGCCTCCCCGGGCGGGGCGGGACCGCGCGTGCCGCCGGCTTCCCCCCCCCGCGCCATCCCCAACCTCCGCTCCCCAGCGCCGCGCGCCGGGCGGGCCGCGCCCCGCGCGCCATTGGCTTCCCGCGCGCGCCGGGCCCCCGCGCGCGCGCGCCATTGGCCGCGCCGACACGCGACCGGCGCGAGtggagggcgggcggcgggaggggtgGGGCgcgagggaggggaagggagggagggggaggggggggcagcggggacgcgggggggggaCCCCGGCGCGTGCCGCTCCTTAAAGGGGCGCGCGGCGCCCGGCCGACACCGGAGACGTCGGGCCGCCACGCGCGAGGCGGGCGGGCGCGCCGCGAGCCGGCCGGCGCCCTGCCCTTGGCCCCCCCCGCTTCCCCTCTATGGGCGCGCGGCGCCCGCCGCCAGAGCCATGAGCCTGCCGCGCGGCGTCTGGGCGGAGGGCGCgcgggagccggcggcgggcgcggagtcCGGCGGCGGGTGCGGATTCGGAGCGGGCTGGCTCGGGGTGTGCTGCGCCGGCCGCCTGCCCGCCGCCTCTCCGCGCTACCTGCTgcccgccgaggaggaggaggcggcggcggagggcggcggagggagcggggcgcggggcgcgtcggcgggcggcgggcggccgcggggcggtggtgccgggggcggcgggctgCGGTCGCAGGTGAGCGGCGTGCAGAAGCAGCGGCGGCTGGCGGCCAAcgcgcgggagcggcggcggaTGCACGGGCTGAACCACGCCTTCGACCAGCTGCGGAACGTCATCCCCTCCTTCAACAACGACAAGAAGCTCTCCAAGTACGAGACGCTGCAGATGGCGCAGATCTACATCAGCGCCCTGGCCGAGCTGCTCCAcagccccgccgccacccccgaCGGCCCCGGCAAGGCCGACCACCGCGGGGCTCCCTTCGAGCCCCCCtgcgccgccggggccgggccgccgccggggccgccggcgccgccgccggggccgccgagAGCCTCCCCCCCCGGGCACGGCAGGACTcgcttccccccgccgccgccggccgcggggGGTTACTCGGTGCCGCTCGACCCGCTGCACTTCCCCTCCTTTGCGGAGGGCGCCCTGATGGGACAGAGAGCCCCTTCCCCCGCCCTCCTCATGCCGCAGCCCGGGCCGCCGCCGCAGGAGAGGAGCAAAACGTCGCCCCGATCCCACAGGAGCGACGGGGAGTTCTCGCCCCGCTCCCACTACAGCGACTCGGACGAGGCGAGCTAGGGCGGGGGCGCCGACCCCAGCAACCCCCCcagcggggccgcggccgcccctCGGAGCACGGACTCCGCCGCGGGGAGAGCAGCCGGCCGCGGTGCCACCGCCCCCAACGGCATGGGCTCCCCGCCGTCGCTCTGAAATCAGCCCCCCTCTCCTCGCGCTCCCGGGCAGCTCCTCCGCTCGTCCGGGGGAAGGGCTGTTAGCGAGTGACTGTACCCGCCCTATCCGTCAGGGTtggttgtggttgggtttttttgttgttttttttttttttttaacttttagttACCacttttaaagtttcttttgCCTAGAAGTCGTTGTCGTTCCCTCCTGCCAACACCCCATCTTGCAGCGCGGAGCCCGGTTCGCAGATGATGCACAAGGAGGACAAAATCCGGCCCCTCTGTCGCCGATGCCGGTGCCcggcgggcgaggggggggggccTGCGGCGCCCTCCCCACCGGGACACGCACCCGCGCTGACATCCGCGTCTTCCAGGACACCCGTCCTACCCCGGGTCGTATTGCTGTGgaaacacacacacgcagacacacaaAAATTTAAATAGCGCACCGTCTTGTCCTGTAAATAGCGGAGAAAAGGTGTATTTCCCTTAGCGCACCATGTCGGCGTCTTTTGGGGGGGAAACTTGGCGCAAGCACTTTATCAGCGGCTGGAGATGCGGTTTCAAGAGGAAAGCTACTAACTAACTGCCAATTGGAGACCAATATTTAATTAAGCCACTTAATCCTAACGCTCTCTTAAAAACGAAAACAGTTTTGTTGTGTCAAACTTTTATGTccgttttattttgcttttgtggcAATAGGAAACGTATTTATTATGGAGTGTTTGCTactatttctgcttctctttttttaaaaaaaaaaacaaactacacaAACTTTTCTACGACGAGAAtcgtttattttaattttagcaaaGCCAGCTGCcattgttttatgtattttaattttaaataattttttgagaTCAAATAAACgtgggaaaaaaagaaccaaaaccagCCTGAAAGCGCGGTCGGGTTTAGCTTTTCCCCTCGCCCGCCCCGAGCCGGGCTGGTGCCAAAGCCCGTCGGCGGAGGGtgagcggggcagcccccggcgGCGATATGGGGGTCCCTGCAGAGGGACGGGACGGCGCGGAGCCCGGGGccggggttggggtggggggtagGGGGTGTCCGTGCCCCGCGTGGAGTGGGGCTATCCCCGCCGCCTGCGCCGCCGGGATCGGGCCCCATCGCCGTCCCTGAGTCTTGGCAATGCAACAAGTGCAGGGTGCGGGACTCCTCGCTGCTCGGTAGCCGCCGGTTCCTGCGCCGCCGCTCGAGTCACATCGTCCCCTTCTACCCCCTCCACACACACGCACCCTCCCGGTCGGGGACAGGAGCGGGCCCCCCCACGGAGCCTCGTCTGTCTCGGGGGGGGGAAGATGTAAGTGGAAAGGGCTGGGAGCGGGCGGAGAAAACCGGCGGGTGTTTGGGGACAAGCGAGGAGCGCGGCGTTTCGCCGGCGGAGCAGGATGTGGCCCCAGGGCTCGGGTTaaaccccggggcgggggggcctgaTGCTTTGCCCGGCCTGCCCGTGACACCAGACACGGGGCTAAACCggagcggtgccggtgccggcgTCCTGCTGGGTTCAGCAGGTGACGCCCGGGGGGGTCCGAGTGGCGATCAGCTCTCCAGGCGCGGCCGGGAGCGAGCGGCCCCCGCGGGAGCGCGGCCCCTGAGAGTGTCGCTTTCCCGGCAGAAACAGGGCACCTGCCCCCCCGGTAAGCCCGGGCtgccgccctgccctgcccgccgcgAACACCCGCGGCAGCCGCCCCGTACCTgccggggggggaggagggggtacGGTCCCGCAGGGTGAAAAGTTCATCGGTAGGGTCATTTCCCTTCCTAaaataagcctttctttttttgcgGGATGGGTCACCTTTGGTTTACGGCGTTTATTTCTGGCCTCTGGGAGCCGGTCTCGCTCCTTGGGGAGCACGCGTGGGCTCCCAGCACGGGAGCGATGCTGCGGAGCAAAATATCACcaattttggggggtgggggtggtgttttgtttatttgggtttttttatttgttttgtttatttgcgGAGAGGGTTCCGGGGGTGCcggcggggcggccgtggggttGCGGGGGTGCGGACACCCTCCCTCTGCCCCGCCGTCCCCAGGCGCTGCCTCCGCGGCTGCGGGCGGGCGAAGGGGTTGAAAAGCGCGGATCAAAATCCTCCCCGCTCCCTGGGACGGGGGTCCCTTCCATCCCCCGACAGATGAGCGCGCCGCAAGGCGCAGTTGGTGCTCGCAGCTACAGCGCAGCACTCGCCGTCTGAGGGGCTTTtacttcttcttcttttttttttttttttaacacttctttGAAAGAGATACCCAGCCGCATTTCCATTTTAAGGTTCAGCTATAGAGTTTGCATAACAACCGCttggcagccccccccccccccttacacTCCGTTAACAAGCTGTAACGTATAGCTGCAGGTTGCTATAATCTCATTAATATTTTGGAAACTTGAATATTGAGTATTTCAGACTGCTCATTCCCCATATGCCAGGCCACTCCCGCT encodes:
- the ATOH1 gene encoding transcription factor ATOH1, with the protein product MSLPRGVWAEGAREPAAGAESGGGCGFGAGWLGVCCAGRLPAASPRYLLPAEEEEAAAEGGGGSGARGASAGGGRPRGGGAGGGGLRSQVSGVQKQRRLAANARERRRMHGLNHAFDQLRNVIPSFNNDKKLSKYETLQMAQIYISALAELLHSPAATPDGPGKADHRGAPFEPPCAAGAGPPPGPPAPPPGPPRASPPGHGRTRFPPPPPAAGGYSVPLDPLHFPSFAEGALMGQRAPSPALLMPQPGPPPQERSKTSPRSHRSDGEFSPRSHYSDSDEAS